From the genome of Kiritimatiellales bacterium:
ACTGGAAACGTGATTATAACGGAACGACCGGTGTGAAAAAAGATAAGCCGGTTTATATGGAATATGCGAGTCCGTCTGATACGCAGAAACTGATGGCACGCTGGATCAAAGAATTCAACCGCAAGCTGAATTCAGCAACATCGTCGGTAAAAGCCATTAATGTTTATGCCTGGACGCATTTGAGTTTTGTGCGCATTTATCCGTTTTTTGACGGCAATGGACGCATCGCGCGTTTAATTGCAAACCTGCCGCTGTTGAAATGCGGATTCCCGCCACTGATGATTTCTCTAAAACGCCGCGTTGAATATATTGATCTGTTATGGAATTACGAAAGCGCCGTCGGTATCATAAAACGCAATGACCCGCTTCTTCCGCAACATCCAGCCATCACAGCATTCAAAACATTGCTGCGCGAAGAATGGCGTGAATCGCTGCGTTTAGTTGAAAAAGCAAAAAAACAAGCTGCATCACGATAATGTAGGCCGACTGGCCTCAGTCGGCGCGCCGCGTGAGGGCACGCGGCCTACAGTTTTTCATCCGTTTATATCCGCGGTTAAAAATCTTAGCGGTCTTTGCGGCCTTCCTGTTAGAGATTCTTAAACAAGAAGATCGCAAAGCGCGCGAAGAAGAGAACCACGAAGGGCACGGATTCATTACCCACGAATGACGCGAATTTTCACGAATGCGCAGAAACAGGATTCGTGTTTATTCGTGATATTAGAGCATATCACGATTGAGAAGCCGTAATATGACACGATGAAAACCATCCGGCAGCATCCTGCGGTGTGACCTGTGCGAATGCCCGGCTGATTGCGGCGGATAATTCATCCTGTGTCCGGGCGCCCAGACGTCGCAGTAGGGTTTTGATTCTGCTCCACATCTTTTCAATCGGAGTGAAGTCCGGGCTGCAGGGCGGCAGGAACTTTATCGTTGCCCCGCACGCTTCAATCAAACGAAGAGCTTCC
Proteins encoded in this window:
- a CDS encoding transposase, whose translation is MDHLRTHYDPEALRLIEACGATIKFLPPCSPDFTPIEKMWSRIKTLLRRLGARTQDELSAAISRAFAQVTPQDAAGWFSSCHITASQS